The following nucleotide sequence is from Drosophila kikkawai strain 14028-0561.14 chromosome 2L, DkikHiC1v2, whole genome shotgun sequence.
AACGGTGGCAGAGGACCCTTGGCGAGGGGGCAGAAGAGGAATGGCAAAGATTCCCACAAGAAAGGTGTCGTCCCTCTTATTGTTTGATCTCGCATATTCTGACCTTGGGGAGCAATTGTTTGGCTATAAAAAGTGTAATTTCAGTGCGAATAACCAAATGCAACAAAAGAGAGGTATCATTACTGCTGGTGGCCAGTGACAGGTCACACAAAGGGAGTCGGCGACGGATACCTGTCCGAAGGAGAGAGTCGCAGAGTCAGAGAGGCAATTAAACGTTTTGACCGCAAGCCAATTTAGGGCACGTTCTGGGGATTTGATCCTCAAGAGAGCCAGGTTACCTGAAGGGATCTGCAGCGAATCAGGTAAGACGCAGCAGGTAAGAGGCTTGGCCAATCACAGAACGGCTTCGACGGCTATTTAAGCCAGAGTCCTCTGCTAGCCAACTCCAGTTGTCCTTTGAGCCTTCGAACGTTAACATGCTGACCAACAACAACGAGCTAATGGAGCAGTTCTACTACGCCGACGATTCGCCACTACCCGTCCTGCCAGAGTTCCTGGGCAACGACGCCTTTCAGCAGCTGGAGCAGTTCATGTACCAGCAGGAGTTCAGCCCCAGCAGCGGCGATAGCCTATCAGAGGGTACCGCCAACAGCTGCTCCATGGAACAGTACTACGACGACACCCCGGCTGTTCTGGAGCTGGAGCACATGCTGAGTgtccaggagcagcagcagcaacaccatcACCTGGGAAAGAGCCAGGGAGCCAGGAGCACGAAGTACTGGGCAAAGCAGGAGCGAAGCAAACCATACGAAAAGCACTCCGCCTTTGTTTCCTCGTCAGGATCCTGCGCCTCCTCCGCTAGCAGCAGCTCCTTGCCTTCCCCGTGCGGCGGCGAGGTCCTGAAGAAGCGGCGACTGGCGGCCAATGCCCGCGAACGGAGACGGATGAACAGCTTGAACGACGCCTTCGACAAGCTAAGGGATGTGGTGCCTTCGCTGGGCCATGACCGGCGGCTATCCAAGTACGAGACGCTGCAAATGGCGCAGGCGTACATCGGCGACTTGGTCACGCTACTGTCCAGGGACTACTGAGAGGAAGAAACCTCCTCCTCTCGTCTGGCGGATGTCCCTTCTAGCGGGCTGTGTTGTAGCAACACTTCGGAAACGAAAACCTAGTGGAAAACTTATAAAGGCtgttagttttaaaattattatcatAGTTGTAATTAATGttagtttaataataataaaataattacaattttaacaatatttcaTTGTGCCTAAGGTGgggtttttatattatatattagttaGGATTTGAATTTTTAGCAATGCGTATTTTTATAATTGTCATTACTTAAAACagtttatttttcctttgagAAATGAATTATACAaagctgtattttttttaatattcaaattccataaatatattttataatcacACCCCTTAcatggtatttaatttttagtcaGATATTTGCAAGGCAGTGAAgtagtcatttccgaccccataaatcatttatattcttgattagcatcaacaggcgaacCACCTTCCTGGCCATGCCcgaaagaaaaacattttttgccatttttcaaaatttgataaggggttacatcttttaaattgtcaaaaatctaaaaaaaaaaaatagatttattaaaaaattactatACTAAATTATGGAGATTTGTTAACccagaaaaaactagcatagaaaagctttctgaagttaatttgatgcttttttggctaaGTAATGCAGTTTATAAACTTGgatttgcttaaaaaattactataaaaaatatgaaaaatgtcCACTTAaggaattaaaatatttccggACTTCCGGAAgggtattttgattttatttagggAAGCAGTCATTTCCGATCCACATTGACAGGCGCGTCTTTCTAGTCATGTCtggaagaaaaacattttttgacatttttcaaaattttataaggggttacatcgttacatcattaaaattctcgaaaattaacaaaaattttgatttcccaatatttataattcagTATGCTGATTTTTTAACCTAGTagaaactagcacagaaaagcatTACAAACTGATATAAGTGCATTTTTGACTTAATTGTGATAGATTTTTGATTGGATGCCATGAGCCtatggcaaactgcaagggtatacaaaattCGGCCTCCCGAACATTCTCTTATTGTTATtgtcaattttaaaaaataggccaaatgaaatatttgtatttttttatatgtaaacttaaatatttttaagtcgCACGGTCAAACATTATTAAGAAACgtcattaattataatatataaaatatctgtGTTTAAAATTGGCTAGTCCTTTAACGAAgaagaataatatttttaaaattataattaaagtatttattatacaaaatatattgtGTTTCAAATATTACACCCGCtactacatttatttaaataccttATTTATTCCCTCCATAAATCAATCCAGAGATCTGCTCAACATTTGTTCACATTCGCCACACTTTTAACTAATTCCAAAAAGGGATATCCCCACTTGATGCCGGAGAGATGAGTCTAGTAAGGCCTGTGGACTAAGTAGGGAGTGTGCCACACCCACCAAAACATCAGTTAGCGGCGAGAATTGATGAGTTCCGACTTCCGACACACCACACACAAAACGTGGAGGGAAATCCAGAGAAAACAGAAGTGATTAAGGACCGCAAACGTCAACAGGTAAGAACTAAGAATAAACAGAGCCGCCGTTTAGATCCTTcggaaattgatttaaacatAGTCATTTGTAAGTGCTCTGAGAGTTGTGGGAGGATCCAAGGAACCCAAAAGGATCCGGTTGAGCCCTATAAAGTGCTGTAAATAAATGGGAAAGGACTGAAGGCACCGTTCTAGATTCCGAATATCACATGtcttgtattttgtatataactcttaattatatattaccACGATTCGTACATCTAAAAGTCTAACATGAATCTTACATTGAATACTCTTCTCAATCTATATTAATACTTATATTACTTAAAACACTCCTCACAatacatattaatttatttatattgtaaatgatttaacttatttatgtaaattgtAATGAAAATAACCTAAGATGGTGTGAGAAATTCGAGTAAAGGTTGTAATCAGTCCGtacattttttatagaatattgcacaaaaagaaagaatattaatcttttgatatatttaatatGAAGGAATTGTGAATATATTTCGAAATAATATGGTTTCATGCTCTTGaatataattaagtttttaattgtcaaaaatgtttatttttaaattattaatttgttgaatatatgtataattgtTTAGATTGTTTGAATATGAAATTACGCTAAATTGTTGAACTACCTAACTTGGccatgttttaaaaaattttaaatatatacaaatttaaattaaaaaagaaaaattaaataatgaaaaaatgttaaataataaatacatacaaaaataaaataaaaatttaaataataatagtccTAAAGTCCAAGTGAAACagaaaaaatgaattaatgaattacatttaattaaaaaatctaataaGCGTCTTTTGCTTATAGAATAGTCTTATCTGGCAAAATCCGGTAATCCATAAAATGTGCCTAAAAGTTACCAgtaaatatatagtaaatgaaatcaaactttattgcatttattttaaggtTGGTAATTATCTGGATAATTTTCATTACTAAAACAGATTAACGAGTTTATAAGaagattttaatatatg
It contains:
- the amos gene encoding basic helix-loop-helix transcription factor amos, with the protein product MLTNNNELMEQFYYADDSPLPVLPEFLGNDAFQQLEQFMYQQEFSPSSGDSLSEGTANSCSMEQYYDDTPAVLELEHMLSVQEQQQQHHHLGKSQGARSTKYWAKQERSKPYEKHSAFVSSSGSCASSASSSSLPSPCGGEVLKKRRLAANARERRRMNSLNDAFDKLRDVVPSLGHDRRLSKYETLQMAQAYIGDLVTLLSRDY